A stretch of Caldanaerobius polysaccharolyticus DSM 13641 DNA encodes these proteins:
- a CDS encoding glycoside hydrolase family 3 C-terminal domain-containing protein, with product MDFPFRDPGLPLDVRVNDLISRLTLDEKIHLIPTRQAAIERLGIKEYHVGGEAAHGLVSRSGAATVFPQPIGLACTWDPELMRQIGSAMGDEARVYYKRDGEKGGLTLWAPTIDMARDPRWGRTEEAYGEDPYLTGKMSAAFVKGLQGDHPFYLKAVATPKHFYGNNNEKNRLWSSSSIDPRNKKEYYLKAFKPAFVEGGAYSLMTAYNAVNGTPCIVNPEVQKIVKEEWGCKGFIVCDGGDMSQTVEYHNYYKTHAETVANAIKNGVDVMTDDPELVVKSIKEALERGLLSEEDLDKALRNILRVRFKLGQFDLKDINPYASIPESVLCSREHAALSLKAAREAIVLLKNENNTLPLSKDKIRKVAVIGPLGDVVYRDWYTGIHPYRITPLQGIKNKLPDRTVVYVDGSDKITLLSLTNHRYISVDKERGLLIANKTEAGERETFTLTDWGWGSFTLKSHANGKYVTTDDKDIMASAEDIWGWYVREIFNFNLEDDGSYTLRTWNGRYVAVSDEDNRLRVSEKAEVAYDAKFKVNVVMNGIDKAVAAAKESDVAIVFVGNHPLINGKEEIDRPDITLAPAQENLVKAVYNANPNTVLVIVGSYPMAVNWANNHIPAILYTAHGSQELGNAIADVLFGDYSPAGRLNMTWYRSIDQLPDIMDYDIIKGKRTYMYFDGEPLYPFGHGLTYTDFRYSDLKLNPDHVGAEGKVTVSVKVENIGSVASDEVVQMYVSAVASRVKRPIKELKGFKRIHLLPGQSQVVRFLLPVSDLAFWDVTRDKFCVESGCYKIMVGRSSADIKLWGTLVVDGETIPHRDLTKITRAENYDDYFGILLDECKEGGTCISHIDDGDWIMFDDVDFGSGVSCFEVRVSSDTEGGVIGLRLDDVDGTVVGICAVPGTGNGQSWTTVKCPVTGAKGIHRVYLKFTGKFKISWFRFMR from the coding sequence GTGGACTTTCCCTTTAGAGATCCGGGCTTACCGCTGGATGTAAGAGTGAATGACCTTATATCGAGGTTGACATTAGATGAGAAAATACACCTTATTCCCACCCGTCAAGCTGCTATTGAGCGACTGGGGATTAAGGAGTACCATGTTGGAGGAGAGGCTGCCCATGGCCTCGTATCCAGGTCAGGTGCCGCGACGGTTTTTCCCCAACCTATAGGGTTGGCTTGCACATGGGACCCTGAGTTGATGCGGCAAATAGGTTCTGCCATGGGGGATGAGGCAAGGGTATATTATAAAAGGGATGGAGAAAAGGGTGGATTGACTTTATGGGCTCCGACTATAGATATGGCGAGAGATCCCAGGTGGGGCAGAACCGAAGAGGCTTATGGAGAAGATCCGTATTTAACCGGTAAGATGTCTGCTGCATTTGTGAAAGGATTACAGGGCGATCACCCATTTTATTTAAAGGCTGTTGCTACGCCTAAGCATTTTTATGGTAACAACAATGAAAAAAATCGTCTATGGAGTTCCTCGAGTATTGATCCGAGAAACAAAAAGGAATATTACTTAAAAGCATTTAAACCTGCATTTGTAGAAGGCGGGGCGTATTCGCTGATGACGGCGTATAACGCTGTAAATGGAACGCCTTGTATTGTTAATCCTGAGGTACAAAAAATCGTAAAAGAGGAATGGGGATGTAAAGGCTTTATCGTCTGTGATGGCGGAGACATGAGCCAGACTGTTGAATACCATAACTACTATAAAACCCATGCTGAAACTGTCGCCAATGCAATAAAAAACGGCGTGGATGTCATGACGGATGATCCTGAGCTGGTTGTAAAATCTATAAAAGAAGCATTGGAAAGAGGGCTTTTGTCTGAGGAAGATCTCGATAAAGCGTTGAGGAATATTTTAAGGGTAAGGTTTAAGTTAGGACAGTTTGATCTAAAGGATATCAATCCTTATGCCAGTATTCCCGAATCCGTGCTCTGTAGCAGAGAGCATGCAGCCTTGTCATTGAAGGCAGCCCGTGAAGCGATTGTATTGCTAAAAAATGAAAATAATACACTTCCTTTAAGTAAGGATAAAATCCGTAAAGTTGCGGTTATAGGTCCCCTGGGGGACGTGGTATACAGGGATTGGTATACCGGTATACATCCGTACAGGATAACGCCATTGCAGGGGATAAAAAATAAATTACCGGACCGAACTGTGGTGTATGTGGACGGAAGTGATAAAATAACACTTTTATCGTTGACAAACCACAGGTATATATCTGTAGATAAAGAACGCGGTTTATTGATAGCCAATAAAACAGAGGCCGGAGAAAGGGAAACTTTTACTCTAACTGATTGGGGTTGGGGGAGCTTTACTTTAAAATCCCATGCTAATGGTAAATACGTGACTACAGACGATAAGGATATAATGGCATCCGCTGAGGATATCTGGGGCTGGTATGTCAGGGAAATCTTTAATTTCAATCTAGAAGATGATGGCAGCTATACGTTAAGAACGTGGAACGGCCGATATGTAGCTGTGTCTGATGAAGATAATCGCCTTAGAGTAAGTGAGAAGGCTGAAGTGGCATATGATGCAAAATTTAAAGTGAATGTTGTAATGAACGGAATTGATAAAGCAGTAGCTGCAGCCAAAGAGTCAGATGTAGCCATTGTATTTGTGGGCAATCACCCGCTGATAAATGGCAAGGAGGAAATCGATAGACCTGATATTACATTAGCTCCTGCTCAGGAAAATCTAGTAAAGGCTGTGTACAATGCCAATCCTAATACAGTGTTGGTCATCGTAGGTAGTTACCCTATGGCGGTTAATTGGGCGAATAACCATATCCCGGCGATTTTATATACAGCTCATGGGTCTCAGGAATTAGGAAACGCTATTGCAGATGTATTATTTGGCGATTACAGCCCGGCAGGAAGATTAAATATGACTTGGTATCGTTCTATAGACCAACTGCCGGATATTATGGACTACGACATCATTAAAGGCAAAAGGACTTATATGTATTTTGATGGAGAGCCCTTGTATCCATTTGGGCACGGTTTGACTTATACCGACTTTCGTTATAGCGATTTAAAACTTAACCCGGATCATGTTGGTGCAGAGGGGAAGGTTACCGTAAGTGTTAAAGTGGAAAACATCGGATCTGTAGCCAGCGATGAAGTGGTTCAAATGTATGTAAGCGCCGTTGCTTCCAGGGTAAAAAGGCCAATTAAAGAATTAAAAGGTTTTAAGAGGATACACCTGCTGCCGGGGCAAAGCCAGGTCGTTAGGTTTTTATTGCCCGTTTCTGATCTGGCTTTCTGGGATGTAACAAGAGATAAATTCTGTGTGGAATCAGGTTGTTACAAAATAATGGTTGGAAGATCCTCAGCGGATATCAAGCTGTGGGGTACTCTTGTTGTAGATGGAGAAACAATACCTCATAGAGATCTGACAAAGATAACCAGGGCGGAAAACTATGACGATTATTTTGGCATTCTATTGGATGAATGCAAAGAAGGTGGAACCTGTATAAGCCATATAGATGACGGGGATTGGATCATGTTTGATGATGTAGACTTCGGGAGCGGGGTATCGTGTTTTGAAGTAAGGGTGTCCAGCGATACGGAGGGTGGCGTCATTGGATTAAGACTTGACGATGTTGATGGAACTGTTGTAGGAATTTGCGCTGTGCCTGGCACGGGAAACGGACAATCATGGACAACAGTTAAATGCCCCGTAACAGGTGCTAAAGGAATACATAGGGTTTATCTTAAATTTACAGGTAAATTTAAGATAAGCTGGTTTAGGTTTATGCGGTAG
- a CDS encoding carbohydrate ABC transporter permease: MKAKKGADVIFDIVLYSIMILVVIVTLYPFLNVLAISFNDSLDTVKGNAFIIPRKFTLNNYREIFRYSNLGHAFFVSVARTVVGTLTGVISSCMLAYTLSREDFVFRKSITALFIITMYVSGGLIPDYLLIRNLHLIDSFWVYIIPGLISPFNVIVIRSFIDGIPKSLQESARLDGANDFVIFYKIVMPLCVPVIATIALFIAVGQWNSWFDTYLYASNDPNLSTLQYELVKILDNTNATTAQTASILNRNSSSALVNAVSPESIRMAITIIATVPILLVYPFVQKYFITGLTLGAVKS, from the coding sequence ATGAAAGCTAAAAAAGGAGCTGATGTGATTTTTGATATTGTGTTATACAGTATTATGATATTGGTGGTAATTGTTACATTGTATCCGTTTTTAAACGTGCTTGCAATCTCTTTTAATGATTCTTTGGATACAGTTAAAGGCAATGCATTTATCATTCCCAGGAAATTTACATTGAATAACTACAGGGAAATTTTTAGATATTCTAATTTGGGCCATGCATTTTTTGTGTCTGTAGCCAGGACTGTCGTCGGGACTTTAACTGGAGTTATATCCAGTTGCATGCTGGCTTATACGTTGAGCAGAGAAGATTTTGTATTTCGCAAATCTATTACCGCGTTGTTTATAATCACCATGTATGTTTCAGGAGGGTTGATCCCTGATTACCTGTTGATAAGAAATTTACATCTTATCGACAGTTTTTGGGTGTACATCATTCCAGGGCTTATCAGTCCGTTTAACGTTATTGTTATCAGGTCTTTTATTGACGGTATTCCGAAATCGTTACAGGAATCCGCTCGTCTGGATGGGGCAAACGATTTTGTGATTTTTTATAAAATCGTTATGCCATTGTGTGTTCCGGTCATCGCTACAATCGCTTTGTTCATTGCTGTAGGGCAATGGAATTCGTGGTTTGATACCTATCTATATGCCAGTAATGATCCCAACCTGAGCACCCTGCAATATGAATTGGTTAAGATACTCGATAATACCAATGCGACCACTGCGCAAACAGCCAGCATTCTCAATCGAAATAGCAGCAGTGCACTGGTTAATGCTGTATCACCTGAGTCCATTCGTATGGCTATAACGATAATTGCCACTGTGCCAATACTGCTGGTATACCCCTTTGTGCAAAAATATTTTATTACAGGTTTGACGCTTGGAGCTGTTAAAAGTTGA
- a CDS encoding glycoside hydrolase family 2 TIM barrel-domain containing protein: MSEGQRTPHLWEDLDTLAINREPAHSTLIPYADVESALRSERGLSPYFKLLSGNWKFHYAPSPAEAPEGFEQESYSVEQWDTIPVPSNWQILGYGRPNYTNVAYPFPVDPPFVPDDNPVGSYKRSFVIPESWKGRQVFLVFEGVDSAFVVWINGKMVGYSKGSHLPSEFNITPFIQLGENTIAVRVYQWSDGSYLEDQDKWRLSGIFRDVYLFATPCVHVRDVHVRTDLDQQYVNATLSAKINIKNYGEENQDGYRVEISLLDDSGEVVAEKSCDETLSLSPGQEKELNVALEVLNPRKWTAETPNVYTLLVILKGDNGTVQEVESFNVGFRKIEIKEGRLLLNGVPIKLKGVNRHDIHPDLGYSVTIESMIQDITLMKQYNINAVRTSHYPNDPRWLDLCDRYGLYVIDETDLETHGFAFTGNVSQLACDPAWKEAFIDRARRMVYRDKNHPSVIMWSLGNESGYGPNHDAMAEWIRTVDDTRPIHYEGAFDSPVMDVVSVMYPKLDYLIEQGEKTDDPRPFFMCEYAHAMGNGPGNLKEYWDAIYKYPRLLGGCVWEWVDHGIRQRTESGEEWFAYGGDFGDKPNDGNFCIDGLMFPDRKPYPGVIELKKAIEPVQVLPVDLMKGQVKIVNRYDFLSLEHIEGSWALMGDDELIQQGTLPVLDVPPAQERVITIPYALPKPKPSVEYWLNISFNLKEATMWAPKGHQVGWSQFKIPLAVPEVPAVKISSMPPLKLRETDKELEVTGEEFELVFDKHRGTISSLKYHGIPMVSKGPKVNVWRAPTDNDVHQAKKWVEAGLDKLVPRIEEIQLTSQSRVVQVRVQSVLGSYIVAPAFRAVVTYTIYGSGDVIISTDLKPLKELPYLPRIGLQMRMPGQFDRFAWYGRGPHENYIDRKESAIVGVYEGTVEDQYVPYVRPQEFGNKCDVRWAAVTDIRGYGLLVVGMPTLNVSVQQFSTEDLTEAKHTYELKRLGETVLNMDYQQGGLGSNSCGPEPLPQYQLKAADTSFSVRVKPFTRSIWTPMSLSKQIPEIL; encoded by the coding sequence ATGTCTGAAGGACAAAGAACACCACATCTGTGGGAGGATTTAGATACCCTGGCGATAAATAGGGAGCCTGCCCACTCAACGCTAATACCCTATGCTGATGTGGAATCAGCGCTGAGGTCTGAAAGAGGTCTTTCGCCGTATTTTAAGTTGCTCAGCGGCAACTGGAAATTTCACTACGCTCCATCGCCTGCAGAGGCTCCAGAGGGCTTCGAGCAGGAGTCGTATAGCGTGGAACAATGGGATACCATACCGGTTCCTAGCAACTGGCAAATACTAGGATACGGCAGACCCAATTACACCAATGTAGCTTATCCTTTTCCTGTAGATCCGCCCTTTGTGCCTGATGACAACCCTGTGGGCTCGTATAAAAGGAGTTTCGTCATCCCTGAGAGCTGGAAAGGCAGACAGGTGTTCTTGGTGTTTGAAGGGGTGGATTCTGCGTTTGTGGTGTGGATAAACGGCAAAATGGTGGGTTATAGCAAGGGAAGCCATCTTCCTTCGGAATTTAACATCACGCCTTTTATCCAGCTTGGAGAAAATACCATTGCTGTTCGCGTATACCAGTGGTCTGATGGCAGTTATCTGGAGGACCAGGATAAATGGCGTTTGAGCGGCATATTCAGGGACGTATACCTGTTTGCAACGCCTTGTGTGCACGTCAGAGATGTACACGTGAGGACTGATCTGGATCAGCAGTATGTCAATGCTACGTTGAGCGCAAAGATTAATATTAAAAATTATGGTGAGGAAAACCAGGACGGTTACCGCGTAGAAATATCGCTGTTGGACGATAGCGGCGAGGTGGTTGCAGAAAAATCCTGCGATGAGACGTTGTCTTTGAGCCCTGGGCAAGAAAAAGAGCTTAATGTGGCTCTTGAGGTATTAAACCCCAGGAAGTGGACCGCGGAAACTCCTAATGTTTACACGCTTTTGGTGATTTTAAAGGGCGATAATGGGACAGTTCAGGAAGTGGAGAGCTTCAATGTGGGATTCCGCAAAATAGAGATTAAAGAAGGCAGGTTGCTTTTAAACGGCGTTCCTATAAAACTCAAAGGAGTTAATAGGCATGATATCCACCCTGATCTCGGGTATTCGGTTACCATAGAGTCTATGATTCAAGACATAACCCTTATGAAGCAATACAATATAAACGCCGTCAGGACCTCTCATTACCCCAATGATCCTCGCTGGCTGGATCTATGTGACAGATACGGGCTTTATGTGATCGATGAAACGGATCTGGAAACCCATGGTTTTGCATTTACGGGGAATGTAAGCCAGTTGGCGTGTGATCCAGCGTGGAAAGAAGCTTTTATAGACCGCGCCCGCCGAATGGTGTACAGGGATAAAAACCATCCTTCTGTCATCATGTGGTCGCTGGGCAATGAATCAGGGTATGGTCCCAATCACGATGCCATGGCTGAATGGATAAGGACAGTGGATGACACGAGGCCAATCCATTATGAAGGTGCTTTTGATTCTCCGGTTATGGACGTCGTAAGCGTCATGTATCCTAAGCTGGATTACCTCATAGAACAGGGAGAAAAGACCGACGATCCTCGCCCGTTCTTTATGTGCGAATACGCCCATGCCATGGGAAACGGACCGGGTAACCTCAAGGAATACTGGGATGCTATATACAAATACCCGCGGTTGTTGGGCGGATGCGTATGGGAGTGGGTTGACCATGGGATCCGGCAGAGAACGGAATCTGGAGAAGAATGGTTTGCCTATGGAGGGGATTTTGGAGATAAGCCTAATGATGGCAATTTCTGCATAGACGGTCTTATGTTCCCGGATCGAAAGCCGTATCCTGGCGTTATAGAGCTGAAGAAAGCCATTGAACCGGTACAGGTTTTACCTGTAGACCTCATGAAGGGTCAGGTGAAGATTGTAAACCGTTACGACTTCTTGTCCCTTGAGCATATAGAGGGAAGCTGGGCGCTCATGGGGGACGATGAACTGATACAACAGGGGACGCTGCCTGTGCTGGATGTACCGCCGGCTCAGGAAAGGGTTATAACCATTCCCTATGCTCTTCCTAAACCCAAACCTAGCGTTGAATACTGGCTCAATATAAGCTTTAATTTAAAAGAAGCTACCATGTGGGCGCCAAAAGGGCATCAGGTGGGATGGAGCCAATTTAAGATTCCATTGGCAGTGCCAGAGGTTCCGGCTGTTAAGATATCATCCATGCCACCGCTTAAATTACGCGAAACGGATAAAGAACTGGAAGTGACAGGAGAAGAATTTGAGCTGGTATTTGATAAGCACAGAGGCACGATATCGTCTCTGAAGTACCACGGTATACCTATGGTGAGCAAAGGGCCAAAGGTAAATGTGTGGAGGGCACCCACGGATAACGACGTGCATCAGGCTAAAAAATGGGTGGAGGCGGGACTTGACAAGCTGGTGCCCAGGATAGAGGAGATTCAGCTGACATCTCAATCCCGCGTTGTGCAGGTACGCGTGCAATCTGTATTGGGTTCGTATATTGTGGCGCCGGCTTTTCGAGCTGTGGTTACGTACACCATATATGGCAGCGGAGACGTAATAATATCCACAGACCTTAAACCGCTGAAAGAGCTGCCGTATTTGCCTCGTATAGGCCTTCAGATGAGAATGCCTGGTCAATTTGACAGGTTTGCATGGTATGGCCGTGGGCCTCATGAGAATTATATCGACCGTAAAGAAAGTGCTATTGTGGGCGTTTACGAGGGAACAGTAGAGGACCAGTATGTGCCTTATGTAAGGCCTCAGGAATTCGGGAACAAATGCGATGTCAGATGGGCTGCAGTAACGGACATAAGGGGATATGGGTTGCTGGTAGTGGGTATGCCCACATTGAACGTCAGTGTACAGCAATTTTCCACAGAAGATCTGACCGAGGCGAAGCACACCTATGAGCTCAAGCGCCTTGGTGAAACCGTGTTGAACATGGATTACCAGCAGGGAGGTCTGGGCAGCAACAGCTGTGGGCCTGAACCGTTGCCTCAATACCAACTGAAAGCTGCAGACACCAGCTTTAGTGTGCGCGTAAAGCCTTTTACCAGGTCTATCTGGACCCCCATGTCTTTGAGCAAGCAGATACCTGAGATATTGTGA
- a CDS encoding ABC transporter substrate-binding protein: MKKFKALSVLLVLALLMTFLTAGCKKSEIKSTSTTSKQTSDKSPITFTFFNADGSFSDDFKNPVAKEITKRTGVTLKIDYPVGQTGEQRISLMIASGKYPDLIYAKGDTPKLIEAGALIPLDDLIEKYGPNIKKLYGPYLNRLKYSKDDPHIYTLGAYGVGSAIWQPSPTFYIQLAVLKELGYPKLTTLQDFEDAIKKYKEKHPTIDGQPTIGLSLLADDWRWLISVGNPSGFALGYPDDGQWAVNQQTYEATYKFLLPGMKDYYKWLNHMWAEGLIDRESFTQKYDQYKAKIASGRVLGLADAEWDFGEAETALLRDGKPERTYAPLPIVLNSSIKHPGMRDPGYSGGWGIGITTSCKDPVRAIKFLDWMASDEAQILNNWGIEGVNYKIADGKRVIPEEEWQKRNTDPNYSKKTGVGLYVYPFPQRGDGVKDPTGQYYTVNSEETIIKNYNSAEKEALAAYGVKMWRDLFPPTSDFKVSPYGVAYQIPIPNSSDLTVIQKKADDYCQKAIPQAIMTDPSKFDAAWDKIQKDLKAMGIEKANQEMTKLIKERIELWNSK; the protein is encoded by the coding sequence ATGAAAAAATTTAAGGCCCTTAGCGTTTTGCTGGTGTTGGCATTGCTCATGACTTTTTTAACAGCGGGATGTAAAAAAAGTGAGATTAAATCTACCTCGACCACGTCAAAGCAGACCTCTGACAAGAGCCCAATAACCTTTACATTTTTTAATGCTGATGGGAGCTTTAGCGATGATTTCAAAAACCCTGTAGCTAAGGAGATCACCAAGCGTACTGGAGTAACGCTGAAAATTGATTATCCTGTTGGGCAAACTGGCGAACAGAGAATTTCTCTTATGATTGCCAGCGGCAAATATCCGGATCTCATTTATGCAAAAGGCGATACGCCTAAACTTATTGAAGCTGGCGCGTTGATTCCATTAGATGACTTAATAGAAAAATACGGTCCTAACATAAAGAAGCTTTACGGTCCATATCTAAACAGATTGAAATACAGCAAGGATGACCCTCATATCTATACCCTTGGCGCTTATGGCGTAGGTTCGGCGATATGGCAGCCCAGCCCTACATTTTACATTCAGCTGGCTGTATTGAAGGAGCTAGGCTACCCAAAGCTTACAACATTACAGGATTTTGAAGATGCGATTAAAAAATACAAAGAGAAACATCCTACGATAGACGGGCAGCCGACAATTGGACTGTCATTGCTTGCTGATGATTGGAGATGGTTAATCAGCGTGGGTAATCCTTCTGGTTTTGCTTTGGGGTATCCGGATGATGGACAGTGGGCTGTAAATCAGCAAACATATGAGGCAACTTACAAATTCCTCCTGCCGGGGATGAAAGATTACTATAAGTGGTTAAACCATATGTGGGCAGAGGGATTGATAGATCGGGAGTCTTTTACGCAAAAGTATGACCAGTATAAAGCCAAGATCGCTTCAGGTAGAGTTTTGGGTCTGGCTGATGCTGAGTGGGACTTTGGCGAAGCGGAGACTGCTTTGCTGCGCGATGGTAAGCCCGAGAGGACCTATGCACCTCTTCCCATTGTCCTCAATTCCAGTATTAAGCATCCTGGTATGAGGGATCCTGGTTATTCTGGAGGCTGGGGAATAGGTATTACGACTTCATGTAAGGATCCTGTAAGGGCTATAAAGTTCCTGGACTGGATGGCTTCTGATGAGGCGCAGATCCTCAACAACTGGGGCATAGAAGGCGTGAATTACAAAATAGCAGACGGTAAAAGGGTAATCCCTGAAGAGGAATGGCAAAAGAGGAACACTGATCCGAACTATTCCAAAAAGACAGGAGTAGGGTTGTATGTGTATCCTTTCCCGCAGAGAGGAGATGGGGTTAAAGATCCTACAGGGCAGTACTATACGGTAAATTCAGAGGAAACCATAATCAAGAACTATAATTCTGCGGAAAAAGAGGCTTTAGCTGCCTATGGAGTGAAGATGTGGAGGGATTTATTTCCACCTACCAGCGATTTTAAGGTATCACCTTATGGTGTAGCCTACCAGATACCCATTCCTAACAGCAGTGACCTAACGGTTATACAAAAAAAGGCTGATGACTATTGCCAGAAGGCTATCCCTCAAGCGATTATGACAGATCCCTCAAAGTTTGATGCGGCATGGGATAAGATTCAAAAGGACCTCAAAGCTATGGGGATAGAAAAAGCCAATCAGGAGATGACAAAACTTATTAAGGAAAGAATAGAATTATGGAATAGTAAATAA
- a CDS encoding carbohydrate ABC transporter permease: MNKYKGLAMIKKAILHFCLIIGALASLFPFYWLVVMSTRTTSDVYRFPPVLIPGNKFIENFQRVLENINFWGSFLNSVYVSVVTTLGVVFFCSLAGFFFAKFDFPGKTGLFMGLLATMMIPGQLGVIPRFIMMQKFGWVNSFNALIVPSLASAFGIFWMKQYGEETIPDELISAATIDGCGEFGLYWHVGLPLLRPALAFLGIFTFMGAWNDYMWPLIVISDPNKSVIQVALSQLNGIYNTDMAMVMAATVMAVLPLVVLFIVFSRQFISDIAAGAIKG; this comes from the coding sequence ATGAATAAGTATAAAGGTCTGGCAATGATAAAAAAAGCCATTTTGCACTTTTGCTTGATAATAGGGGCTTTAGCCTCTCTGTTCCCTTTCTACTGGTTAGTCGTAATGTCCACCCGCACTACTTCTGATGTATACAGATTTCCACCGGTGCTAATACCCGGCAATAAATTTATCGAAAATTTCCAGAGGGTATTGGAAAATATAAATTTCTGGGGCTCTTTTTTAAACAGTGTGTACGTTTCGGTAGTCACTACGTTGGGAGTGGTTTTCTTCTGTTCCCTGGCGGGTTTCTTCTTTGCTAAATTTGATTTTCCCGGTAAAACGGGATTGTTTATGGGACTGTTAGCTACCATGATGATCCCAGGGCAATTAGGAGTCATTCCCAGGTTTATAATGATGCAGAAGTTTGGATGGGTTAATTCCTTTAACGCACTTATAGTACCCAGTTTGGCCAGCGCTTTTGGGATATTCTGGATGAAACAGTATGGTGAAGAGACTATACCCGATGAACTTATCTCCGCGGCTACCATAGATGGATGCGGGGAGTTTGGGTTGTACTGGCATGTGGGTCTTCCACTGTTAAGGCCTGCTCTGGCATTTTTGGGCATATTTACTTTTATGGGTGCGTGGAACGATTACATGTGGCCTTTAATAGTCATAAGCGATCCCAATAAGAGCGTTATACAGGTGGCGCTGTCTCAGTTAAATGGTATTTACAATACAGATATGGCTATGGTAATGGCTGCGACGGTCATGGCTGTATTGCCATTGGTGGTGTTGTTTATAGTTTTCAGCAGGCAGTTTATATCTGATATAGCTGCCGGTGCTATTAAAGGTTAA
- a CDS encoding ABC transporter permease, whose product MERTAVQGNEIVNAVKRKRVNLKVLKEQKYLLFMSLPFVVWVIIFRYIPLWGWTMAFQDYRPGKPFFEQNWVGFKQFITLFTESTFYQVLRNTLAMSLLGLIFGFVVPIMFALLLNELRNIKFKRTVQTISYLPHFVSWVIVASIVTTMLSPSGTINTLLTKWGIVKAPVGFLTEPSLFWVIVTVADIWKETGWNAIIYLAAITGIDPELYEAARVDGANRLQQMWHVTLPGIRPTIMVLLIMSIGSLINIGFEKQFLLGNSLVKDYAYVLDWYALDYGIGLFRYSYGTAIGMFKSVVSIILLFIANSVAKRIDENSII is encoded by the coding sequence TTGGAGAGGACAGCTGTACAAGGCAATGAGATAGTTAACGCAGTTAAGAGAAAAAGAGTGAATCTAAAAGTTTTAAAAGAACAGAAGTATTTATTATTTATGTCGTTACCGTTTGTGGTATGGGTAATCATTTTTAGGTACATACCTCTGTGGGGCTGGACGATGGCGTTTCAAGATTATAGACCGGGAAAGCCTTTCTTTGAGCAAAATTGGGTTGGATTCAAGCAGTTTATAACATTGTTTACAGAGTCGACTTTTTATCAGGTACTGCGGAATACTCTTGCCATGAGCCTTTTGGGTTTAATCTTTGGCTTTGTTGTTCCTATAATGTTTGCTTTATTGCTTAATGAATTGAGGAATATAAAATTCAAGAGAACAGTTCAGACAATTTCTTACCTGCCGCATTTCGTATCCTGGGTTATAGTGGCCAGTATTGTCACTACAATGCTTTCACCATCAGGAACAATAAATACTCTTCTTACAAAATGGGGAATTGTTAAAGCGCCTGTGGGCTTTCTTACAGAGCCGTCGTTGTTCTGGGTTATAGTTACAGTAGCAGATATATGGAAGGAAACCGGTTGGAACGCTATTATTTATTTGGCGGCTATTACCGGCATTGACCCTGAATTATATGAAGCCGCTAGAGTGGATGGCGCTAATAGGTTGCAACAGATGTGGCATGTCACTTTACCTGGTATACGCCCCACGATCATGGTGCTTCTGATTATGAGCATAGGTTCCCTTATAAATATAGGTTTTGAGAAACAGTTTTTGCTGGGCAATTCCCTGGTAAAAGATTATGCATACGTACTGGATTGGTATGCACTGGATTATGGTATAGGATTGTTCAGGTATTCTTATGGTACTGCTATCGGCATGTTTAAATCTGTAGTGAGTATAATACTGTTATTTATAGCCAATTCGGTAGCAAAAAGAATAGATGAAAACAGTATCATATAA